GGCTAACTTGTTTCACTGTTAAACCTGCAGTACCCCTAAGCAGCTTAtgcaatataaaatatagttaATGAGTCGTTATGATTGCAAAGACTCGAATTTTTATTTGTCGGTGCGGCGTGGATACGATAGTGATTGTTCTAAGCTGATTTCAATTGTCAATTTGAACTAGTTATTATGGGTttgaaataaatagaaaaagttCTGAATGTTATTGTTAAGAGACATGTTGGTAGTCTtgtatgtgttaatttgttgttgttgttgtttagatGATGCTGTTATTATACAGAATCTATCGAATCTTCATCTGGGTGTATCTAATGTTGTGATCAGGGCCAGGTAGATTATCCCAACAAACAGAGTTTTTTTAAACCACAACAGCTAAGACTGGCATTTTTTATTGTAGCGTGGTAGTGGCCATTGAGATTGCTATGACAACATCTGCGATACCACCAGCCACCACGTTTATGCATTGCACAGTTTAAATCACTTAAGTCATCATTATCCCGATCGTTAGTACTAAATTGCAACTTGTAGTGATCCCGCAACCCATCAGCtgcgaagaagaagaaaaacaacaacacagaTTAGAACATTGCTATCACACTGACATGTGTAGGCCTGTTACTTATCTAAAAATTGTAATTGATTTGTGTAAGCATTAAATTAAAGCAGGATACTTCGTGGAAATTTCTAATTATATTTAACAATTGCAAATATAGGTGTTTGGCTAGAACGGGAATCGAACCATTGCCCTTGGTATTACATCCTGATTGTATATGTTCTGTATATAGGTTTTAGGGTTTTTTATATAGGTGTTTCCAGGTTACTGTACATAAATACTGGGTCATTTAACTTTCATCGTATCCTGTAATCTCTTcgttatatatattacaaaacaaTGATCTTGAATGACAGACCTGCCAGTCACTTCACTCGCTAAGCTTCCACATCACTATACAGTAAGTTGGGAAATCTTTTAGACAGACATCAATCTAAACACACGATTTTTGACTCATTTGAAAGGCTATTTCAAGAGGAAAAGGGCGTGACTAAAGAATGTCTGCCAATAGGAATCTAGAGTCTACAGatatttcaaattcattttcatttatttatttgtttaccaTCGTAGTACCAAGCTAATTAGTCGAGCCTAATTAGCATCGCATTAATCGATCTATCTAGTTTAAATACCTATATCTAACAACACTCCCTAGCAGGTACTATAGCgatgtaaaataatgtttgatcTTTCTGCTTGTCCCGTTGAAAGTGCCTAATTCGGACAGCCGGTAAAAATAACTTATAGCCAGATCAACTCTATGTCCAACACGGCATATGAGCCGTGCACAGTTATCAAATCAACAGTTCTGCGTCATACATGAAAACTCACCGCCGGTTGTGCCTGTGAATGTTCCCAGTTCAGCGAGTCGGTAATTGTCATTTTCATCGTTGATTCGGAATAAGTCATATTTAGCATAGTATGAAGATCCATTTCTGTCCACAAGATCAATCCTGAGTGTGTAGTTACCTTGATTGGTGAGGTAATGCAGCTTGTCATTTCCCAACCAAAACTCACCATCCAGCTCACCAAAGCCTTCTTTATAGCTGGTCCAGTTACGATAAAAATCAACGGAACCATTAACACGACGTTGGAACACCTGAAAAGAAATAACACGAATAACGTGTTTCAGTATTTGAACGTATTAATCGCAGATGTAGGGACGTACATTCTGTTCACACTAACCCTTGAAATATAATTGAATCGAAACTGCTTTTTGTACTAACTTAATAACTACCTCAGGGATTCGTGTAACCATCCAAGCAAAATATATGAACAATGAAATACTCTTTATTTGTTAATTAATAATGAGTAATGATTTATATTTAGAGGTATATCCACTCACTGTCTTCATAGATAAATCAGTTATTATAAAACGAGTATCGTCATTCAATGTCTAAACAAGTATTTGTTATTATATGTAAAGCTTATAAGCACCCTTTTAATCCTATTAGCATGACGTGAAACCAACGTGCTTAATGTGATCCGCTTTCACAAATTCacaataaatgtcaaaatgacaaagtaaacataattaaaaaaaattaacagagATCGAAATATGAAAGTTATTGTATAGCCATTACATGAGAACATATCAACTTACAATTTATGACTGCAAATGAAATTGTTGAAGCTTACTTTGAAGTATTGAACAATATATGTTACAAttggaggggagaggagagacCGAGGAGGTGAAAATGGGGAGTAGCTGTCATCATTATTTTCCCATTATTTGTGGCATGATATTAGTTGATTTTTTTAACAGACATGTTTATTCGTCtcactttattttattttattaaaccaaaacctgaaattgatattttaaaattaaacacCGAAATTGTCTGCTGTACTTAcagtccatcctcctccgtcagtcatgttacAATAAGCAGTAAATGGTGATCCAGTCCAGCTAGTTGGTTTAATGGTGTAGATACCACTGATGCCATTTCCGCTATCATAAACACCTTTACAGTCGGGGAACTCGCAGCTCTGgccatcaccatggtaaccagtCTTGCAGTAACATTGACGAACATTGTTTTGTTCCTCACACAGTGCATTGGGGCTGCAACTATATTCGCCATCCCACGTGACATTGCCGTTGATACAGTGGGCCCTCTCTGTACACTCAGGGTTGACATAAAATCCACCGGCCTGTAgagtacaataaaaaataaaaaaattataacacctataacaataacaacaataataataataataataataataagcactAATTGAGTCGTATAGCATGTGATCACGGTAAATTAGTGTACAAAATACTATGAGAATCGCTAACAAAGTGGTAAGTTATATAGTTACTGTACATTATGATTGTATCCCTATCCTTGTAATGCACTAAGGGTGACAAACAGTAATGTGTCAACTATTTCTGCAAAATGGTATTGAAGTCGCTTCCCACCTCACAATACAACCGTATAAAATGCTGAAAGTGTCATGCCATGAAGGAAGTATTAGCTGTTTGAATGAAGTATTTGAATGACTGCTTAGAGCGTATTAACATAACATGTCAATGGTTATTCAAATTCAAGACTCGTGTACTTTAAACTTGGTGAATCCGAGTGGTGATATCATAGCTGTCATAGAAACCCAAATTTGTTGATCAGATTTGCAATTCCAGGAATTGAAAcaagtatttgttatttgttattgttttagtttATGTTATTTGGTTAACGTTAGCTTGACTTGTAATCTTAATATCAAAAGAACTTGATATTTTGGTAATGAGAGATAACTTAACTTAGGTACCAAATATAAATCACATTGGTgcttttgaaataaattgaatgtgaCTTTTAGGTTATTATAGAATGTTGTTATGAACAGAAGTGAAAGATTAACTTATTGAACAAAGTATTTTACCATAGTGCACATGCAGAAATGGTAGGAGGATATATTTAAGGTTTATTAATGAACTTATGTAATTGTAAGTAATTTAGTGAATTAATATAATCTTAGAAAATGGTTACaattacaaataacatgatttCAACAACAATTCACAACATTCCTTTGGAGATGTTTATTCTCATCAATTTTTCAGCAATGATATacgttttgttttatataagtTCTGGAACTTGATGAAGTTCTTTtctaaaaattaattaataaagttatatatttttgactGAAGTCATTACTCTAATATTCAAGTATTACATATAAAGTTAGTTTGTCAATTCCGAAAAGATGGGTATATGTTATTGTTCGAACATAACAGCATATCAAATGATTGCCAAGAATTCTGTTTCATTCTTTCGAAATGGATCGTCCTTATTCATTGTCCTGTTTCATTATGTTAACCTATGTATGAATGAAGCAAATATATAGATAAGATTTTATCAAATACAATAGTTTTGACTTACCGAGATGATTTTAGTGGTACTTGTTAGAATACATGCACAATGGTCAGGCGTCGCACAGCCAAAGTCAGTTCCATTGTAGCAGAACTCCATACCTTGTTCACAAACAGTTGTGGTAATAGGAGACGTGTTAATCTGGGAGGAGGTGTTGTCATACCCGGTTGTATGATCTTGATTGAAAGAAAATGAAGCACAGCAACATCTTACTCACAACTTTAATATCTGACCAACTGTTTTTGATAACTGCCATTATTAAccttaaaaaagaaatatattttgctGTTTAACTTCTTGGTTAATTATGTTTTCAGTATGCACTGCAATGTTCACCCGCAATCATTTTACAGTTAATTCACTCTCCCAACAGTTCAATCGGTGGCTTGATCCTAGTTTCTGATTGGTTAAATGAATCCATATCGGTGACTCTATATGATTGGGCGTTAAAATTTGTCGgcatagaaagaaaaaaaacattatcaCATCTAGATAtcacgaaaaaagaaaaaattaaccgcatatagttttaaaaaaatgtcaaGGATTACTTCACATCCTCCTCAGATGCGCTAGTTGCTGCTTTAAGTTTAACGACTTCTAGCAGAATTATTGCAAGTTATAAAACAATTTCTCCTGAAGAGAAATTCGGATTCTTCCATAGTATTTGCCGTTCACGTGTTAAGGTATTTCAAAAGCAATAGTCTTGAAGACCGGTATATATTACAGAATAGGTATATATGTTTCTGCCTTCGGTTTCGTTAAGCGTTGTTAGGATAAATAAACACTAAACATCATTTAAAATTGTTCCGTGCTGCAAATATACGTTTCATGACaatcagttaaaaaaaaaatgtcaaaaggcTTTGTATAAATGTTTTAATCCTTTCATTTTGCCTTACCTTGCGAAGCAACTGTTCTCTTAGGAGTACATTTAAAATAGCCATTCACTTTATCCTCCGTATCTTGTCctgcatattaaaaaaaagtagcgAATCAGTTGTTACCATTACGACATAAACATGAATTCggttttattaaaaatatttattcatgtaACTCATAAGCACATTTGTGCATTCACTCAACCCctaccctgccccccccccaacccgccCTCATTAGGCCTACTCAAACGTAGCTGAGATTCGACACAATTCAATTCAGTTGGTAAAGTGTAAATGAGCAAGGTATAGACGAGACTATAGGTTGAACAataatctgtgacgtcatatagaAAAGATGATGAGTCATTTATATTATCCTTTACATTCAAATTTGTGTTTGTGAACTTGCACTGTTGGTGCACCTGTATAAATGAATACCGTTTAAAGCTTCTCTGGTATACAGGTCAGTTTACATGACAGAAGACAGATCATAGTTGTGATCGAACTATAGGTTTActgcgggggtgggggtgggggactgAATTAAACTCTTATTATTCTCCTGTTATGTGGAAATACTTTTACATTTTAAGAAATACAAATGTCTAAGAATTAAGCAAAAAATCATTCAGCTATTGTTGTGTTAACTTAACCAGGTTCATAAGTAAAGTTAAGAGAGCTTTCTCTTGCTCGTATGAGGAACAGCAAGGGTGCACCGTGTATAACATACACAggtccccttcccccctcccccacccccaaaaaggAGAAAAACTATAAATCAGTTGGACCGGTTTCTAGTAAGATGTATTGTTTTCAACTAGTAAATTCTCTTGTCCCAGATTTTAGAATAGATTCGAATAGATTCGAGGGATACATTGTTGCTGGTCATGGCCgccatttgtaaaataattgaTATAGGCTTACCTTTGCAGCAACTACCACCGAAGAGAAAAAATATGAGATATATTCCTTCCATAGTACGCACACACAGTACCATTTTTCAAACCTTTAGAGAAGAGTCTATCCTGACCAAAATGGCAAAATCttccaaatgtttcaaaacCACAAGAGGGAGATAAATATTAGCTGAGTGAGAGTTTTGAGATTGAGCTATACTAAGAATATTGCTGACCGACATGAAAAATCGTTAGTGATTGTTTAAAGACAGTATACACCTATCTGATTT
This window of the Apostichopus japonicus isolate 1M-3 chromosome 9, ASM3797524v1, whole genome shotgun sequence genome carries:
- the LOC139973065 gene encoding fibrinogen-like protein A, which translates into the protein MTDGGGWTVFQRRVNGSVDFYRNWTSYKEGFGELDGEFWLGNDKLHYLTNQGNYTLRIDLVDRNGSSYYAKYDLFRINDENDNYRLAELGTFTGTTGADGLRDHYKLQFSTNDRDNDDLSDLNCAMHKRGGWWYRRCCHSNLNGHYHATIKNASLSCCGLKKLCLLG